From bacterium, a single genomic window includes:
- a CDS encoding GxxExxY protein → MWRKEELTDRIINACINVHKELGPGFLESIYHNALKVEFARQN, encoded by the coding sequence GTGTGGAGAAAAGAAGAGTTAACTGATAGGATTATTAATGCCTGTATTAATGTCCATAAAGAGTTAGGGCCTGGTTTTCTGGAGAGCATCTATCACAATGCCTTGAAGGTTGAGTTTGCAAGACAGAAC
- a CDS encoding four helix bundle protein, producing MEEFKFDFENLKVYQKALDFIDKIFKVYKKLDPEYKYSIGNNLIRAGLSITNNLAEGNGKKSVKEKRRYFATSSDSTRECISIFVRVQVGYKK from the coding sequence ATGGAAGAATTTAAATTTGATTTTGAAAATCTGAAAGTTTATCAAAAAGCCTTAGATTTTATAGACAAAATATTTAAAGTCTATAAGAAGTTAGATCCGGAATATAAATATTCTATAGGAAATAATTTAATTCGTGCAGGCTTGTCAATTACTAATAATTTGGCTGAAGGGAATGGCAAAAAGTCTGTTAAAGAAAAAAGAAGATATTTTGCTACATCATCTGATTCAACAAGAGAATGTATTTCTATTTTTGTAAGAGTTCAGGTAGGATATAAAAAATAA